In Deinococcus apachensis DSM 19763, the DNA window GTGCGGCGGCTCGGTTGGTGCAAGTTGGGCGGGCGAGACGGCGACGCACCGGGCCGGGACACTCCTCACGCTCGACCACTCGGCGACGCCCCTCCCGGTCAGTTTTGGCGCCTACCTCGCCCCGTCTGCCTCCGGCGGCGTGCTGGGCGCGACCTTCGAGGCGCCCACGCCGACCTGGCGCGAGCCGGAGCTCCCCCTCCCCTCGCTGCGGTGGCTGCTGGGCAAGGCGGACGCCCTGGCGGACCTGAGCGGCGCGCGGGTGACGGGGCGGTGGAGCGGCACCCGGCTTTCCGGCACGATCGCGGGACAGACGGCGAATGGCGAGTGGCGCCTCTCCGGCCTGGGGAGCAAAGGCTTCTTACTCGGGCCGCTGCTGGCGCGTCACGTTGTCGGTGACGTGCTCGCCTCTCGTCGAGTGTGACGGGCCTCCCAGAGAAGCTCTAGACTGGCGGAGTTATGGCGAAGTACCGCATCTGCTTGATCGAGGGGGACGGCATCGGCCACGAGGTCATCCCCGCCGCCCGCCGGGTTCTGGAGGCCTCGGGCCTGGACGCCGAGTACGTGACGGCCGAAGCCGGGTACGAGTACTTCCTGGAGCACGGCACCAGCGTGCCGCAGGCGACCTACGAGGCGGTCGAGAACACCGACGCCACCCTTTTCGGCGCGGCGACCAGCCCCAGCGGCGAGAAGCCCGCGGGCTTTTTCGGCGCGATCCGCCACCTGCGGCGCAAGTACAACCTCTATGCGAATGTGCGCCCCACCCGCACCCGCCCGGTGCCCGGCGCCTACGAGAACGTGGACCTGGTGATCGTGCGTGAGAACACCCAGGGCCTGTACGTCGAGCAGGAGCGGCGCTACGGTGACACGGCGATTGCCGATACGGTGATCACGAGGGACGCCAGCGAACGCATCGGCCGCTTCGCGGTGGACCTCGCCCTCAAGCGGCGGAAGAAGCTGACGGTCGTTCACAAGGCCAACGTGCTGCCGGTGACCCAGGGCCTGTTCATGGACACCGTGCTGGAGCAGGCGCAGGGCCGGGAAGGGCTGACCACGAACACGATGATCGTGGACAACGCGGCGATGCAGCTCGTCCGCAACCCCGCCCAGTTCGACGTGATGGTCATGACGAACATGTTCGGCGACATCCTCTCGGACCTGGCCGCTGGGCTGGTGGGCGGGCTGGGCATCGCGGCGAGCGGCAACGTGGGCGACCAGTTCGGCATCTTCGAGAGCGTTCACGGCAGCGCGCCCGACATCGCTGGGCAGGGGATCAGCAACCCCACCGCGACGATCCTGGCCGCCGTCCTGATGCTCGATCACATCGGCGCGCACGACGTGGCCCGCCGCATCGACGACGCGGTAAACACGGTCCTCACCGAGGGGCCGCGCACCCGCGACCTGGGCGGCACGGCGGGGACGCAGGACTTTACCAACGCGGTGATCGCGCGCCTGGGCTGACAGGGCAAACGAGGAGGCCGGGGCGTGCATCCCCCGGCCTTCTTCTTTCCCAAACTACTCCTCGCCCGTCTTGCTGTTCGGCGCCTCCACCGGCTTGGACTGCGAGGACCCCACCTGACGCAGGTAGATCGTCAGCACGACCATCGCGCCGATGGCGAGAAACTCGCTCTGCCAGTTCTGCAGCGACTGGAACCAGAGCTGGGAGGTTTCCAGGAACTGGAGGGGCGTCACCGCCTGCCCCCCGTGCTCGATCTGTTCCTGGCTGTACTCCATCGCGCCGCTGATCACGTGGATGGCGAACGAAAGCAGGAACAGGACGAGCAGCGCGATGGACAGGGAATTGCGGTAGAGGACGAGCGCCAGCCCACCCCGTTTGTCCGGGCTGGCCTGGCCCCCTCCTGACTCCGCCTCGCCACCCTGCTC includes these proteins:
- a CDS encoding isocitrate/isopropylmalate dehydrogenase family protein yields the protein MAKYRICLIEGDGIGHEVIPAARRVLEASGLDAEYVTAEAGYEYFLEHGTSVPQATYEAVENTDATLFGAATSPSGEKPAGFFGAIRHLRRKYNLYANVRPTRTRPVPGAYENVDLVIVRENTQGLYVEQERRYGDTAIADTVITRDASERIGRFAVDLALKRRKKLTVVHKANVLPVTQGLFMDTVLEQAQGREGLTTNTMIVDNAAMQLVRNPAQFDVMVMTNMFGDILSDLAAGLVGGLGIAASGNVGDQFGIFESVHGSAPDIAGQGISNPTATILAAVLMLDHIGAHDVARRIDDAVNTVLTEGPRTRDLGGTAGTQDFTNAVIARLG
- a CDS encoding DUF6766 family protein, translating into MSQPSLHPSTPRSGKSQPGGLRRFWSNNALSIVVFGLFLLFWGGQSFAGFKNYNEDQVDHQQKTVTYTQYLHTSHFWEATGENWESEFLQMGFFVILTVYLKQRGSSESNKYPDEEQGGEAESGGGQASPDKRGGLALVLYRNSLSIALLVLFLLSFAIHVISGAMEYSQEQIEHGGQAVTPLQFLETSQLWFQSLQNWQSEFLAIGAMVVLTIYLRQVGSSQSKPVEAPNSKTGEE